One window of Atribacter laminatus genomic DNA carries:
- a CDS encoding FAD-dependent oxidoreductase → MSEQYDLIVVGGGLAGTCAAIAAARLGCRVALVQNRPVLGGNSSSEIRVPVGGACDFNPWARETGLLEEFFLEDRFQDTARIWTGHGSSTWDYTLYKAAANEKNLDLYIDTPAQKVLMSKTNPKLIDSIVCYENGSEKEIVLKGRLFIDATGDGVIAYQAGAEFRMGREARSEFKESLAPEKADSYTQGSSLLFHARDVGFPVPFTPPDWVPQLSSDEDLAFRTHHDVEAGYWWIEIGNPPYHTIADHANIRKELIKMVLAVWNHIKNHDDHQADHLVLNWIGMVPGKRESRRIMGDYIMKEKDVTYGSLFDDRVAYGGWFVDIHTPGGILAKDLPPEPSFPGKSEEIGKRQATVYSIPFRSLYSKDIPNLMMAGRDISVTHVALGTTRLMGTCSTIGQAAGTAAYLCTKYSLQPRELYPEKIHELQQLLLKQDGFIPQIKNSDPKDLAQDAEITASSSAKLQFAQGDLATEYDHPRQRTISMTGLEVERALIFPITSDHIDSIDLYVESHLSEPVEIEVTLKKAKHIWDYDGSEGILTKQKVSAPANGVSWVKVPINLSVDLKSFYIITARSQAGIFWRYHKIPPVGTASLSKEKNKWTSTKGAYTIRIYPEVFPYEAENILSGVSRPENWTNIWISDPSQGMPQTVTLEFPVETSFNTVYLTFDTNLTQTHMSTPPLYRFPECVKDYALFYDAQGTWKEIIHCHDNYQRRRIHRFSPITTQKLQIEVYATQGEPSARIYEIRVYNE, encoded by the coding sequence ATGAGCGAACAATATGATCTCATCGTCGTCGGAGGAGGTTTGGCCGGAACCTGTGCTGCTATCGCTGCTGCACGCTTGGGATGTCGAGTTGCCTTGGTCCAAAATCGTCCAGTACTTGGCGGAAATTCCAGCAGCGAAATTCGCGTTCCAGTTGGGGGAGCTTGCGATTTCAACCCCTGGGCAAGAGAAACTGGCCTACTGGAAGAGTTTTTTTTAGAGGATCGCTTTCAGGATACTGCACGAATCTGGACCGGTCATGGATCTTCAACCTGGGACTATACCTTATATAAAGCTGCGGCCAATGAAAAAAATCTTGACCTTTATATCGATACACCAGCTCAGAAGGTTCTGATGTCGAAAACCAATCCAAAATTGATTGATTCAATCGTATGCTATGAAAACGGATCAGAAAAAGAGATCGTTCTTAAAGGTCGTTTGTTTATCGATGCCACTGGAGATGGCGTGATCGCCTACCAGGCAGGAGCGGAATTCCGGATGGGAAGGGAAGCGAGAAGTGAATTTAAAGAAAGTTTAGCACCAGAAAAAGCCGACAGCTATACTCAGGGGAGTAGCTTACTCTTCCATGCGAGAGATGTCGGTTTCCCAGTTCCATTTACCCCACCGGATTGGGTTCCCCAACTCTCCAGCGATGAAGACTTAGCTTTTCGCACCCATCATGATGTTGAAGCTGGCTATTGGTGGATCGAAATTGGAAATCCTCCTTATCATACCATAGCAGATCATGCAAATATCCGAAAGGAACTCATTAAAATGGTCCTGGCGGTTTGGAACCACATAAAAAATCACGACGACCATCAAGCTGACCACTTGGTTCTCAATTGGATTGGAATGGTCCCTGGAAAACGAGAGTCGAGAAGGATTATGGGTGATTATATTATGAAAGAAAAAGATGTCACTTATGGATCTTTATTTGATGACCGAGTAGCCTACGGGGGATGGTTTGTCGATATTCACACTCCAGGAGGCATTCTTGCAAAAGATTTACCTCCTGAACCGTCGTTTCCAGGAAAATCAGAAGAAATTGGAAAACGGCAAGCTACCGTTTACAGTATTCCATTTCGATCGCTTTATTCCAAAGACATTCCCAACCTGATGATGGCAGGAAGGGATATTAGTGTTACCCATGTCGCTCTAGGAACCACTCGTTTGATGGGCACTTGTTCGACCATTGGCCAGGCAGCTGGCACCGCCGCTTATTTGTGTACCAAATATTCTCTTCAACCTCGAGAACTGTATCCGGAGAAAATCCACGAACTCCAACAGCTTCTCCTCAAACAGGATGGTTTCATCCCTCAAATAAAGAATAGCGATCCGAAAGACTTAGCTCAGGATGCCGAAATCACCGCATCAAGTTCAGCCAAGCTCCAATTTGCCCAAGGCGATTTGGCGACCGAGTATGACCACCCCCGGCAGCGGACGATATCAATGACTGGGCTTGAAGTTGAAAGAGCCTTGATTTTTCCAATAACTTCCGACCACATTGACTCAATTGATCTCTATGTCGAATCCCATCTCTCCGAGCCGGTTGAAATAGAGGTTACTCTTAAAAAAGCCAAGCATATTTGGGATTACGATGGATCGGAAGGAATTCTCACAAAACAAAAAGTGAGTGCACCTGCTAATGGTGTTTCCTGGGTGAAGGTCCCCATCAATCTTTCAGTGGATCTGAAATCTTTTTATATTATCACTGCCCGTTCACAAGCCGGTATCTTTTGGAGATATCATAAAATACCACCGGTAGGAACGGCATCTTTATCAAAAGAAAAAAATAAATGGACTTCAACCAAAGGAGCATATACCATTAGGATTTATCCCGAAGTCTTCCCCTACGAAGCAGAAAATATCCTCAGTGGAGTGAGTCGTCCAGAAAACTGGACCAATATCTGGATTTCCGATCCCTCTCAAGGTATGCCACAAACGGTAACGTTGGAATTTCCAGTCGAAACCAGTTTCAATACGGTTTACCTGACTTTCGATACCAATCTTACTCAAACCCATATGTCCACGCCACCTCTCTATCGTTTTCCTGAGTGTGTCAAAGACTATGCCTTGTTTTATGATGCTCAGGGTACCTGGAAGGAAATCATCCACTGCCATGACAATTACCAAAGGAGAAGAATCCATCGGTTTTCACCTATCACAACTCAAAAACTCCAAATCGAGGTCTACGCTACCCAAGGGGAACCTTCAGCGCGGATTTACGAAATACGGGTGTATAACGAATAG
- a CDS encoding ABC transporter substrate-binding protein, with protein sequence MKSRLTASILIFSLVVFMAFSLITVVGAQQITLSLWDQRNDSREQEAIKYIIDIFEKEHPNVKISRRVMPNLEADQMVRMAFAGGTPPDISESEDPYTMIETFKQGKLLDLTEWYEKYGDRYPQSAKSAMSFEGRYVAVPMIGFTTEAVFYNKKLFNEMGLTEPTEYAELYNIFETAKGKNYIPIALGANEGWPAQHIYQHFLNQTVSAEAINNMIDRRDPNQGPKWTDPGWLKAAEYFDDLRTKEFFSPGAAMNSMDMAKMEQFGDRALFLFTGNWYTSYDMPPDYEWGFFWFPRIKGEYGFDRDDQLVDFFANLQISKTTQYPELCLEFLETWTRPEVMYNSWFKIANNLPIVIGSAPDEELDEFQNAQLDIVETNTGTYRFMDVWSPPAVGFGALYNDMTALTAGQITPQEMCEHMEKIHVEELQKLMQ encoded by the coding sequence ATGAAAAGTCGTTTAACCGCATCTATTTTAATCTTTTCACTGGTAGTTTTTATGGCTTTTAGTTTAATCACTGTTGTTGGTGCTCAGCAGATTACGCTTTCTTTGTGGGATCAACGTAACGATTCAAGAGAACAAGAAGCAATTAAATACATTATTGATATCTTTGAAAAAGAACACCCCAATGTTAAAATAAGCCGTCGGGTTATGCCCAATTTAGAAGCAGATCAAATGGTCAGAATGGCATTTGCTGGCGGAACCCCACCGGATATTTCTGAATCAGAAGATCCCTATACCATGATTGAAACTTTTAAGCAAGGAAAATTGTTGGATCTCACTGAGTGGTATGAAAAATACGGTGATCGTTATCCCCAGTCAGCAAAATCAGCTATGTCATTTGAGGGAAGATATGTCGCTGTTCCAATGATCGGATTTACTACTGAAGCAGTTTTTTATAATAAGAAACTTTTTAATGAAATGGGGTTAACCGAACCTACAGAATACGCAGAGCTTTATAATATCTTTGAAACAGCGAAGGGTAAGAATTATATCCCCATTGCATTAGGAGCTAATGAAGGCTGGCCGGCACAACATATTTATCAGCATTTTCTCAACCAGACCGTTAGCGCTGAGGCAATCAATAATATGATCGATCGAAGGGATCCCAATCAAGGACCAAAATGGACAGATCCCGGTTGGCTAAAAGCTGCTGAGTATTTTGACGATCTTCGTACAAAAGAATTTTTCTCACCAGGTGCTGCCATGAATAGTATGGATATGGCAAAAATGGAGCAATTCGGTGATCGGGCACTATTTTTATTCACTGGCAACTGGTACACCTCTTATGATATGCCTCCCGACTATGAATGGGGTTTCTTTTGGTTCCCACGCATTAAAGGAGAATATGGTTTTGATCGAGATGATCAATTAGTAGATTTCTTTGCTAACTTACAAATTAGTAAAACCACTCAATATCCGGAGCTTTGTCTGGAATTCTTAGAAACCTGGACTCGACCAGAAGTGATGTATAACTCTTGGTTCAAAATTGCTAACAACCTACCCATAGTCATTGGATCAGCTCCAGACGAAGAATTGGATGAATTTCAAAATGCACAATTAGACATTGTTGAAACCAATACTGGTACCTATCGCTTTATGGATGTCTGGAGCCCACCAGCGGTTGGTTTTGGAGCACTTTATAATGAT
- a CDS encoding LacI family DNA-binding transcriptional regulator: protein MVTIRDIAKDAGVSITTVSHALSNKRAVSNKTRERIFHSIEKLGYKPNALAQSLKTKKTNTVGLIIPHKSKYFVENYTFIDLIPKLLENLIFNNYYLLIYKDYQDYNPIMSYEFLIKENRVDGFILVDPKHNDLRIQYLLKQKKPFVIFGRSPEYPEIPSVDVDNINGIFKATEFLIRKGHKKIAYVGVSPNYIYAEDRLEGYKKALKHYNLPEDSQLIYLNPTYDENAGYWGIKDVYDHCQSITAVVCPSDQIAIGVIKGLKEKSLTIPNDVSVIGYDDSLLASYFYPPLSTVRQPIDTLSSLLVQEIINLVEQKNPKQVQHHILETQLIERGTTKSIIN from the coding sequence ATGGTTACTATACGTGATATCGCCAAAGATGCAGGAGTGTCAATTACAACTGTATCTCATGCATTAAGTAACAAAAGAGCAGTCAGTAATAAGACGCGAGAAAGAATATTTCATTCGATCGAAAAGTTAGGTTACAAACCAAACGCCTTAGCACAAAGTCTTAAAACCAAAAAAACCAATACAGTTGGCTTGATAATTCCTCATAAGAGTAAGTATTTCGTAGAAAATTATACCTTTATTGATTTAATACCCAAATTATTAGAAAATCTCATTTTCAATAATTATTACCTTTTAATTTATAAGGACTACCAAGACTATAATCCGATAATGAGTTATGAATTTCTTATAAAAGAAAATCGAGTAGATGGATTTATTTTGGTTGATCCAAAACATAATGACTTAAGGATTCAGTATTTATTAAAACAAAAAAAACCTTTTGTTATTTTCGGAAGATCACCTGAATATCCTGAGATTCCTTCTGTTGATGTTGACAATATTAATGGAATTTTTAAAGCAACCGAATTTTTAATACGAAAAGGGCATAAAAAAATTGCTTATGTCGGAGTTTCTCCCAATTATATTTATGCCGAAGATCGCTTGGAAGGTTACAAAAAAGCTCTAAAACATTATAACCTTCCTGAAGATTCTCAGCTAATTTATCTCAATCCAACTTATGACGAAAACGCTGGTTACTGGGGTATTAAGGATGTTTATGATCATTGCCAGTCGATAACTGCAGTTGTCTGTCCGAGCGATCAAATTGCCATAGGGGTTATCAAGGGTTTAAAAGAAAAAAGCCTAACTATTCCTAACGATGTATCAGTGATTGGATACGACGACTCTTTGTTGGCCTCTTACTTTTATCCACCCTTAAGCACTGTTCGACAACCAATTGATACCCTCTCAAGTCTTCTCGTTCAAGAAATAATCAACTTGGTAGAACAAAAAAATCCCAAACAGGTTCAGCATCATATTTTAGAAACTCAATTAATTGAAAGAGGTACAACAAAGTCGATAATTAATTGA
- a CDS encoding carbohydrate ABC transporter permease has protein sequence MASRKFNKSVPYLLILPALAIIFPLLIYPVFYNVYLSFFSWKVLPPTFNFIKLQNYLDVFNNPVFWNSVKITLQFTGIVVGIQFVLGLGLAYLLNGQKFAKQTTRSIVLIPYISAPAIISLIWRLLWDPDLGQINQILRFFGIRGPGWIADPATSLFSVTVTEIWRGIPFVILVLLAGLQALPDEPYDAAKVDGASSVQIFFLITVPLLKTIIWIVLLFQTIFTLRAFDIIWVLTGGGPGGSTQTLSIMIYRTMFRFWDGGTSSTLSVIILILTLLISFVFFRYLYKEMEV, from the coding sequence ATGGCTTCAAGAAAATTTAATAAAAGCGTTCCGTACTTGCTGATCCTTCCTGCTCTCGCTATCATTTTCCCTTTGTTGATTTATCCGGTTTTTTATAACGTCTACCTCAGTTTTTTTTCCTGGAAAGTTCTTCCTCCAACTTTTAATTTTATCAAATTGCAAAATTATCTTGATGTGTTTAATAATCCGGTATTTTGGAATTCGGTGAAAATAACTCTTCAATTCACCGGAATTGTGGTTGGAATCCAATTTGTCCTCGGCTTGGGCTTGGCTTACCTACTTAACGGTCAAAAATTTGCCAAGCAAACCACTCGTTCTATTGTACTCATTCCCTATATCAGTGCCCCTGCCATAATCAGCTTGATCTGGCGTCTCCTCTGGGATCCGGACCTGGGCCAAATTAATCAGATTCTCCGTTTTTTCGGTATAAGAGGGCCGGGGTGGATCGCCGATCCGGCTACCTCGCTTTTTTCGGTCACCGTAACTGAAATTTGGAGGGGGATTCCTTTTGTCATTTTGGTCCTTCTCGCCGGTCTTCAGGCTTTACCTGATGAACCCTATGACGCCGCTAAAGTTGATGGAGCATCGTCGGTACAAATATTTTTTCTCATTACTGTACCGCTTTTAAAAACCATTATCTGGATTGTTCTTCTTTTTCAAACTATTTTCACCCTTCGGGCTTTCGATATCATCTGGGTCTTAACCGGTGGGGGACCGGGTGGTTCAACCCAAACTCTCAGCATCATGATTTATCGAACGATGTTCCGGTTCTGGGATGGTGGGACATCTTCAACTCTTTCGGTGATCATTCTTATCCTCACCCTGCTGATTAGTTTTGTTTTCTTCCGATATTTGTATAAGGAGATGGAAGTATGA
- a CDS encoding carbohydrate ABC transporter permease translates to MSRKIEGIIIILVILFIAPVIQMVLMSFKQPLNLFSTFLFFKPTGANYIDLFSRLNLTYFFKNSIIIASGTAVLSVILGAVAAYSFARYNFPMRKFLLFMVLFSRMLPPVAGVVPLFLVMRKLGFTDTYGGIILLYTAFQTPFVIWMMRGFFLSIPRELEEAAVIDGCSRLTAFLRITLPLSRPGLAATSIFAFTLSWNEFLFALIFTGTNTKTIPVAVPELIGEMGIFWGQICAAGTLAVLPIFIFSFLAQKQLISGLTFGAVKG, encoded by the coding sequence ATGAGCCGAAAAATAGAAGGCATCATTATTATCCTGGTTATTCTCTTTATTGCACCGGTCATTCAAATGGTCTTGATGTCTTTCAAACAACCTTTAAACTTGTTTTCAACTTTTTTGTTTTTTAAGCCTACTGGTGCCAATTATATTGATCTGTTCAGCCGGCTCAATCTCACCTACTTTTTTAAAAATAGTATCATTATCGCCTCAGGGACGGCAGTATTATCGGTCATTTTAGGGGCAGTTGCTGCCTATAGTTTCGCCCGATACAATTTTCCGATGCGAAAATTCCTCCTCTTTATGGTCCTCTTTTCTCGAATGCTTCCACCGGTAGCGGGTGTGGTCCCACTTTTTTTAGTCATGAGGAAACTGGGTTTCACCGATACCTATGGAGGGATCATTCTTTTATATACTGCCTTTCAAACCCCCTTTGTCATTTGGATGATGCGAGGCTTTTTTCTGTCCATTCCGAGAGAACTGGAAGAAGCAGCGGTTATAGATGGGTGTTCGCGACTGACTGCTTTTTTACGAATCACGCTTCCTCTCAGTCGGCCAGGTTTAGCGGCGACTTCGATTTTTGCTTTTACCCTCTCATGGAATGAATTTCTCTTTGCCTTAATATTCACCGGTACCAATACGAAAACTATACCAGTCGCAGTACCAGAGCTGATCGGTGAAATGGGTATCTTCTGGGGTCAAATTTGTGCGGCAGGAACCCTGGCGGTCCTGCCAATTTTTATCTTCTCATTTTTAGCTCAAAAACAACTCATCAGCGGTCTTACTTTTGGAGCCGTAAAAGGGTAG